One Sediminicola sp. YIK13 DNA segment encodes these proteins:
- a CDS encoding Crp/Fnr family transcriptional regulator: MNIGLEKYRHYYETLIESELFSHVTHNSLNQLLEISTAQNWPKKTCILDTSHTQYTFHILITGKIKVYHFDPSNDRLLTLFLLQDNDVFDIFSLMGCGTHKVYYEALEDSEVLCIPVSKMKEWMKDNPLVHKSFLSYTVQKMNILERYIINVALEDIPTRLARLLYNNMDKSSSHYQSIRGLSHSELGALIGTTRAVVNRHIQNFKEEGILEVSRKQITVTNVGLLEEKIAGKKV; the protein is encoded by the coding sequence TTGAATATAGGATTAGAGAAATATCGACATTATTATGAAACTTTAATAGAGAGTGAACTCTTTAGTCATGTCACACACAATTCCCTCAACCAACTCTTGGAAATTTCTACCGCCCAAAATTGGCCTAAAAAAACCTGCATTCTCGACACCAGTCACACCCAGTATACATTTCATATCCTTATCACGGGAAAAATAAAGGTATATCACTTCGATCCATCAAACGATCGATTGCTCACTCTTTTTCTATTACAAGACAACGATGTATTTGATATCTTCTCCTTAATGGGCTGCGGCACACACAAAGTATATTATGAAGCTTTGGAAGATTCTGAAGTATTATGTATTCCTGTTTCCAAAATGAAAGAATGGATGAAAGACAACCCTTTGGTTCATAAGTCATTTTTATCCTATACGGTTCAAAAGATGAATATTTTGGAACGATATATTATTAATGTAGCACTAGAGGACATCCCAACACGGTTGGCCCGTCTATTATACAATAACATGGATAAATCTTCTTCACATTACCAGTCCATTCGTGGGCTTTCCCATTCAGAATTAGGTGCTTTAATAGGTACGACAAGAGCGGTAGTGAACCGACATATTCAAAATTTTAAGGAGGAAGGCATATTGGAGGTAAGCAGAAAACAAATTACTGTAACCAATGTGGGGCTTCTTGAAGAAAAAATAGCAGGCAAAAAAGTATAA